One region of Streptomyces sp. CG4 genomic DNA includes:
- a CDS encoding Uma2 family endonuclease, which yields MSALTVSQDPDQNWDDLVRYWEEMEWPEGSKVEIIEGIITVSPSPAFRHNVIAERIQRRLYSVIPDDWGIFQTLSIAVPSRLGMLVPDLLVMPVQEHLETDSYVPAALAELVVEVTSKSNARHDRVSKAAAYATAGIPLYLLIDRWAPGGPTATLYGEPKGDVYRVLSAVKFGDPIKLPAPFDVTIDTGEFPVD from the coding sequence ATGAGCGCACTCACCGTGAGCCAGGACCCCGACCAGAACTGGGACGACCTCGTCCGGTACTGGGAGGAGATGGAATGGCCCGAGGGCAGCAAGGTGGAGATCATTGAGGGGATCATCACCGTGTCACCTTCTCCCGCGTTCCGCCACAACGTGATCGCGGAACGTATCCAGCGTCGCCTCTACTCCGTGATTCCGGACGACTGGGGGATCTTCCAGACACTGTCGATCGCCGTACCGTCACGGCTGGGCATGCTCGTCCCGGACCTGCTGGTCATGCCGGTGCAGGAGCACCTGGAGACGGACTCCTACGTCCCCGCCGCCCTCGCCGAACTCGTCGTCGAAGTGACCTCCAAGTCCAACGCCCGCCACGACCGCGTCAGCAAGGCCGCCGCCTACGCCACCGCCGGGATCCCGCTCTACCTCCTCATCGACCGCTGGGCCCCCGGAGGCCCCACCGCGACCCTCTACGGGGAACCGAAGGGCGATGTCTACCGGGTCCTCAGCGCCGTGAAGTTCGGCGATCCCATCAAGCTCCCGGCGCCGTTCGACGTCACGATCGACACCGGCGAGTTCCCCGTCGACTGA
- a CDS encoding ATP-binding protein, translating to MKHSAVRTLGVAALGAAFAALGAGAAGAATAVPDATPPALDTVTQTLPGENVATAQPGTAGALTRGQDALSRGQDALGAGVAATRPAVENALQGGPTAPLHSRIGGLQAPSLPAQGLPTQGLPTPGLPKGVTLG from the coding sequence ATGAAGCACTCCGCTGTCAGGACTCTCGGTGTCGCCGCTCTCGGTGCCGCCTTCGCCGCCCTCGGCGCGGGCGCGGCGGGCGCGGCCACGGCCGTCCCGGACGCGACCCCCCCGGCGCTGGACACCGTCACCCAGACTCTGCCGGGCGAGAACGTAGCCACGGCTCAGCCGGGCACCGCCGGCGCCCTGACCCGTGGGCAGGACGCCCTCAGCCGTGGCCAGGACGCCCTGGGCGCCGGGGTGGCCGCCACGCGGCCGGCCGTCGAGAACGCGCTGCAGGGCGGGCCGACCGCGCCGCTCCACAGCCGCATCGGCGGACTGCAGGCGCCGAGCCTGCCCGCGCAGGGCTTGCCGACGCAGGGGCTGCCCACGCCAGGGCTGCCGAAGGGGGTCACGCTCGGCTGA
- a CDS encoding MFS transporter, which produces MSPASTGASTTVGATLPVPSVDATDSDTRMTPGGPGYRRMSLALFLAGVATFALLYSTQALLPLISGEFGVAPGEASWTVAAATGGLALFVLPMSALSERYGRRTVMTASLAVAVTVGMLVPFAPSLGALVVLRAVQGAALAGLPASAQAYLAEEVRPKALITAIGLFVAGNSVGGMSGRVITGWVAQEWGWRVAVGAIGVIAVGCAVAFRLLLPAPRHFTAGSLRPRVLLGTVRDHLANPLLRRLYAIGALFMTVFGGVYTVIGYRLTEAPFGLPQGIAGSIFLVYLVGTVSASVAGRLVGRLGRRGALYLAGGTTAAGLLLSLAPALPLVLLGLVLITAGFFAGHAVASSAVSKTATEGRAQASALYQSMYYIGSSAGSMVGATAFHTEGWSGTVGVGLLAVLGVVTITVFGTRAARVAARSSLVANAH; this is translated from the coding sequence ATGTCTCCCGCCAGTACCGGGGCGTCCACCACCGTGGGCGCCACCCTGCCCGTCCCGTCCGTCGACGCCACCGACTCCGACACCCGTATGACCCCGGGCGGCCCCGGCTATCGCCGGATGAGCCTCGCCCTCTTCCTCGCCGGAGTCGCGACCTTCGCCCTCCTGTATTCGACCCAGGCCCTGCTCCCGCTGATCTCCGGTGAGTTCGGGGTCGCGCCGGGCGAGGCGAGCTGGACGGTGGCGGCCGCGACCGGCGGACTGGCCCTGTTCGTACTGCCGATGAGCGCCCTGTCCGAGCGCTACGGCCGCCGTACGGTGATGACGGCCTCGCTGGCCGTCGCGGTCACGGTCGGCATGCTGGTGCCGTTCGCGCCGTCGCTCGGCGCGCTGGTGGTGCTGCGGGCGGTGCAGGGCGCGGCGCTCGCCGGTCTGCCGGCCTCGGCGCAGGCCTATCTGGCCGAGGAGGTCCGGCCGAAGGCGCTGATCACGGCGATCGGCCTGTTCGTCGCGGGCAACAGCGTCGGCGGCATGAGCGGCCGGGTGATCACGGGCTGGGTGGCCCAGGAGTGGGGCTGGCGGGTCGCCGTCGGGGCGATCGGCGTGATCGCGGTCGGCTGTGCGGTGGCGTTCCGGTTGCTGCTGCCGGCTCCGCGGCACTTCACGGCGGGCTCGCTGCGGCCCCGCGTCCTGCTCGGCACGGTCCGCGACCATCTCGCGAACCCGCTGTTGCGCAGGCTGTACGCGATCGGCGCGCTGTTCATGACGGTGTTCGGCGGGGTCTACACGGTGATCGGCTACCGGCTGACCGAGGCGCCGTTCGGGCTGCCGCAGGGCATCGCGGGCTCGATCTTCCTGGTCTATCTGGTGGGCACGGTCTCCGCGTCCGTGGCGGGCCGGCTGGTGGGCCGGCTCGGCCGCCGGGGCGCGCTGTATCTGGCGGGCGGTACGACGGCGGCGGGCCTGCTGCTCTCGCTGGCTCCCGCGCTGCCGCTGGTCCTGCTGGGCCTGGTGCTGATCACGGCGGGCTTCTTCGCGGGCCACGCGGTCGCCTCCTCGGCGGTCAGCAAGACGGCCACCGAGGGCCGCGCCCAGGCCTCGGCCCTGTACCAGTCCATGTACTACATCGGCTCCAGCGCCGGCAGCATGGTCGGTGCGACGGCCTTCCACACGGAGGGCTGGAGCGGCACGGTCGGCGTGGGACTGCTGGCGGTGCTGGGCGTCGTCACCATCACGGTGTTCGGCACCCGGGCGGCCCGGGTGGCGGCCCGGAGTTCGCTGGTGGCCAACGCACACTGA
- a CDS encoding STAS domain-containing protein: protein MSSVCPVGLPHVDAETPAVLVPAGPVARDAVAALCEQVRTRVAGDGERVAVCDVAGVGPPGLGVVDLLARLELAARRSGGRIRLRDPDPALLGLLGLVGLRFQVEGQAEEREPPLGVEEAVETGDPAV, encoded by the coding sequence ATGAGTTCGGTGTGCCCCGTCGGTCTACCGCACGTGGATGCCGAAACTCCCGCCGTGCTCGTGCCGGCCGGCCCCGTCGCCCGGGACGCGGTGGCGGCGCTGTGTGAGCAGGTGCGGACGAGGGTGGCGGGGGACGGGGAGCGGGTCGCCGTGTGTGATGTGGCCGGGGTCGGGCCGCCGGGGCTGGGGGTGGTGGATCTCCTGGCCCGGCTGGAGCTGGCCGCCCGCCGCAGTGGCGGGCGGATCCGGCTGCGGGACCCCGATCCCGCGCTACTCGGCCTGCTCGGCCTCGTCGGGCTCCGCTTCCAGGTGGAGGGGCAGGCCGAAGAGCGGGAACCACCGCTTGGTGTCGAGGAAGCAGTGGAAACCGGTGATCCGGCCGTCTGA
- a CDS encoding adenosine deaminase, whose protein sequence is MTSETAPTGTVSASVPAHVPTPDQIRRAPKVLLHDHLDGGLRPGTVVELARESGYSELPEADPDKLGIWFREAADSGSLERYLETFTHTVGVMQTREALVRVARECAEDLAEDGVVYAEVRYAPEQHLEGGLTLEEVVEAVNEGFRQGERLARENGRRIRVGALLTAMRHAARSLEIAELANRYRDAGVVGFDIAGAEAGYPPTRHLDAFEYLKRENNHFTIHAGEAFGLPSIWQALQWCGTDRLGHGVRIIDDIEVREDGSVRLGRLASYVRDKRIPLELCPSSNLQTGAAPSYAEHPIGLLRRLHFRATVNTDNRLMSHTSMSQEFAHLVDAFGYTLEDLQWFSVNAMKSAFIPFDERLAMINDVVKPGYAELKSEWLFQ, encoded by the coding sequence ATGACGAGCGAGACCGCACCGACCGGGACCGTCTCGGCGAGTGTCCCGGCGCACGTTCCGACGCCGGACCAGATCCGCCGCGCACCCAAGGTTCTGCTGCACGATCATCTCGATGGCGGGCTCCGCCCCGGAACCGTCGTCGAACTCGCCCGGGAATCCGGCTACTCGGAGCTTCCCGAGGCCGATCCGGACAAGCTGGGCATCTGGTTCCGCGAGGCCGCCGACTCCGGCTCGCTGGAACGCTATCTGGAGACCTTCACACACACCGTCGGCGTGATGCAGACCCGGGAGGCGCTCGTCCGCGTCGCCCGGGAGTGCGCCGAGGACCTCGCCGAGGACGGGGTCGTCTACGCCGAGGTGCGCTACGCCCCCGAGCAGCATCTGGAGGGCGGGCTGACCCTGGAGGAGGTGGTCGAGGCCGTCAACGAAGGGTTCCGGCAGGGCGAGCGGCTCGCCCGGGAGAACGGCCGTCGTATCCGGGTCGGTGCCCTGCTGACCGCCATGCGGCACGCGGCCCGCTCCCTGGAGATCGCCGAACTCGCCAACCGCTACCGGGACGCCGGCGTCGTCGGCTTCGACATCGCCGGCGCCGAGGCCGGCTACCCGCCCACCCGGCACCTGGACGCCTTCGAGTACCTCAAGCGCGAGAACAACCACTTCACCATCCACGCCGGAGAGGCCTTCGGGCTGCCGTCCATCTGGCAGGCGCTGCAGTGGTGCGGCACCGACCGGCTCGGGCACGGTGTGCGGATCATCGACGACATCGAGGTCCGCGAGGACGGCTCGGTGCGGCTCGGCCGCCTGGCGTCGTACGTCCGTGACAAGCGGATCCCGCTGGAGCTGTGCCCCAGCTCCAACCTGCAGACCGGGGCCGCGCCCTCGTACGCCGAGCACCCGATCGGGCTGCTGCGCCGGCTGCACTTCCGGGCCACCGTGAACACCGACAACCGGTTGATGTCGCACACGAGCATGAGCCAGGAATTCGCGCATCTCGTCGACGCCTTCGGTTACACGCTCGAGGATCTGCAGTGGTTCTCCGTCAATGCCATGAAATCGGCGTTCATTCCTTTCGATGAACGGCTGGCGATGATTAATGACGTCGTCAAACCCGGATATGCGGAGCTGAAATCCGAATGGCTGTTTCAGTAG
- a CDS encoding sigma-70 family RNA polymerase sigma factor, translating to MGKGTATADLDVALEKHRTELTGYCYRMLGSSFEAEDAVQDTLVRAWRSYEKFEGRSSLRSWLYRIATNVCLDMLTAGNKRARPMDLTESTPLAQVALSPRPDNTWLEPVPDARVLPSVDDPAEAAVAKESIRLAFMAALQQLPPKQRAVLILREVLAWKASEVAELLGTSVASVNSALQRARATLAERADTGDEGAVSDPLDEEQQRLLERYVKAFEGYDMTALTALLHEDAVMTMPPFDLWLRGPGDITGFMTTLGASCAGSRLLPVQVNGLPGFAHYKPDEEKGGFSPWAVQVLELSDGRITGFHCFLDTKRWFPLFGLPLHLEAEPDEAEQAE from the coding sequence ATGGGCAAGGGCACGGCGACGGCGGACCTCGACGTCGCACTGGAGAAACACCGGACCGAGCTGACCGGGTACTGCTACCGGATGCTCGGCTCCTCCTTCGAGGCCGAGGACGCGGTGCAGGACACCCTGGTACGGGCCTGGCGGAGCTACGAGAAGTTCGAGGGCCGCTCCTCGCTGCGCTCGTGGCTGTACCGGATCGCGACGAACGTGTGCCTGGACATGCTGACGGCGGGCAACAAGCGGGCGCGGCCGATGGACCTCACCGAGTCGACGCCGCTCGCCCAGGTGGCCCTGTCCCCCCGCCCGGACAACACCTGGCTGGAGCCGGTGCCGGACGCACGCGTACTGCCGTCGGTCGACGACCCGGCGGAGGCGGCGGTGGCCAAGGAGTCGATCCGGCTGGCCTTCATGGCGGCCCTGCAGCAACTGCCGCCCAAGCAGCGGGCGGTGCTGATCCTGCGCGAGGTGCTGGCCTGGAAGGCGAGCGAGGTCGCCGAGCTGCTGGGCACCTCGGTCGCCTCGGTCAACAGCGCGCTGCAGCGGGCCCGGGCCACGCTCGCGGAGCGCGCGGACACGGGTGACGAGGGCGCGGTGTCCGACCCGCTGGACGAGGAGCAGCAAAGACTCCTGGAGCGGTATGTCAAAGCCTTCGAGGGCTACGACATGACGGCGCTCACGGCGCTGCTCCACGAGGACGCCGTCATGACGATGCCGCCGTTCGACCTGTGGCTGCGCGGCCCGGGTGACATCACCGGTTTCATGACCACCCTCGGTGCCTCCTGCGCCGGTTCCCGTCTGCTGCCGGTGCAGGTCAACGGCCTGCCGGGGTTCGCGCACTACAAGCCGGACGAGGAGAAGGGCGGTTTCAGCCCCTGGGCCGTGCAGGTGCTGGAGCTGTCAGACGGCCGGATCACCGGTTTCCACTGCTTCCTCGACACCAAGCGGTGGTTCCCGCTCTTCGGCCTGCCCCTCCACCTGGAAGCGGAGCCCGACGAGGCCGAGCAGGCCGAGTAG
- a CDS encoding VanZ family protein, with translation MQRQGSIGGSAAIRIRATGGILLAAHLALVAWLMLRPLDVPWVTPPNVHPLAGIRADLALGWPQAARPLGEGLALLAPLGVLLPMAHGRLDVSPLASLIRTTAAGALISAGIALLQTGVPGRVVDVDSLLLNTAGVLLAHLLVVPAGRARLRRRREPGDDAEARPGTVQEELSQGRTPTIPRVGIAP, from the coding sequence GTGCAGCGTCAAGGCTCCATCGGCGGCAGCGCCGCGATCCGCATCCGGGCGACCGGCGGCATCCTCCTCGCCGCCCATCTCGCCCTCGTCGCCTGGCTGATGCTGCGCCCTCTGGACGTGCCCTGGGTGACACCGCCCAACGTGCACCCCCTGGCCGGCATCCGCGCCGACCTGGCCCTGGGCTGGCCGCAGGCCGCCCGGCCCCTCGGCGAGGGCCTCGCCCTGCTCGCCCCGCTGGGCGTGCTGCTGCCGATGGCCCACGGCAGGCTCGACGTCTCCCCGCTCGCCTCCCTGATCCGTACGACCGCCGCCGGCGCCCTGATCTCCGCCGGTATCGCCCTGCTGCAGACCGGCGTACCCGGCAGGGTGGTCGACGTCGACTCGCTGCTGCTCAACACCGCCGGCGTGCTCCTGGCCCACCTGCTCGTCGTGCCCGCGGGCCGCGCCCGGCTGCGCAGGCGGCGGGAGCCGGGCGACGACGCCGAGGCCCGGCCCGGCACCGTCCAGGAGGAGCTGTCTCAGGGGCGCACCCCGACGATTCCCAGGGTCGGAATAGCTCCGTAG
- a CDS encoding PspC domain-containing protein, with translation MTALARPTHGRMIGGVCAALARRFGTSATTMRVIFLLSCLLPGPQFLLYIALWILLPAEDKTRTAW, from the coding sequence ATGACCGCCCTTGCCCGTCCCACCCACGGCCGCATGATCGGTGGAGTGTGCGCAGCGCTGGCCCGGCGCTTCGGCACCTCCGCGACGACGATGCGGGTGATCTTCCTGCTGTCCTGCCTGCTGCCCGGCCCGCAGTTCCTGCTCTACATAGCGCTGTGGATCCTGCTGCCGGCCGAGGACAAGACCCGCACCGCCTGGTGA
- a CDS encoding LysR substrate-binding domain-containing protein codes for MAHQQSSQARLSSNSDTEDMSEMSRVLAPRLAYFAGVARTEHVTRAAHELNVPQSTLSRAMARLEQDLGVDLFARHGRTVSLTPAGRTFLTSVERALAEVERAVEEVRADTDPAAGKVAFGFLHTMGAETVPGLLHAFRADHPRVRFSLVQNYGEAMLERLRAGELDLCLTSPVPDAPDLVARRLDEQKLRLVVPADHRLAARRRIRLAEAAEETFVTLEPGYGLRRIFDALCREAGFRPRVAFEGEEAETLRGLVAAGLGVALLPPPTVPRPGVVELTVTAPRAVREVGVAWLAGRPDTPPVAAFKKFLLSRRGNLLPT; via the coding sequence ATGGCGCATCAGCAAAGCTCACAGGCTCGCCTGTCATCGAACAGTGACACAGAAGACATGTCTGAGATGTCGAGGGTGCTCGCGCCCCGCCTCGCCTACTTCGCCGGCGTGGCCCGCACCGAGCACGTCACCCGGGCCGCCCACGAGCTGAACGTCCCGCAGTCCACCCTCTCCCGTGCGATGGCCCGCCTGGAGCAGGACCTGGGCGTCGACCTGTTCGCCCGGCACGGCCGTACGGTCTCGCTGACCCCCGCGGGGCGCACCTTCCTCACCTCAGTCGAACGCGCACTCGCCGAGGTCGAGCGGGCCGTCGAAGAAGTGCGCGCCGACACCGACCCGGCCGCCGGCAAGGTCGCCTTCGGCTTTCTGCACACCATGGGCGCCGAGACCGTCCCCGGCCTCCTCCACGCCTTCCGCGCCGACCACCCGCGCGTCCGCTTCAGCCTGGTCCAGAACTACGGCGAGGCCATGCTGGAGCGCCTGCGCGCCGGTGAGCTGGACCTCTGTCTGACCTCGCCGGTGCCCGACGCCCCCGACCTGGTCGCGCGCCGCCTCGACGAGCAGAAACTCCGCCTGGTCGTCCCCGCCGACCACCGCCTGGCCGCCCGTCGCCGCATCCGCCTCGCCGAGGCGGCCGAGGAAACCTTCGTCACCCTGGAACCCGGTTACGGCCTCCGCCGGATCTTCGACGCCCTGTGCCGAGAGGCCGGCTTCCGCCCGCGAGTCGCCTTCGAGGGCGAGGAGGCCGAGACCCTGCGGGGCCTGGTGGCGGCGGGCCTGGGGGTCGCCCTCCTGCCCCCGCCCACGGTCCCGCGGCCGGGGGTGGTGGAACTGACGGTGACAGCCCCGAGGGCGGTCCGGGAGGTGGGTGTCGCCTGGCTGGCGGGCCGCCCGGACACACCCCCGGTGGCGGCCTTCAAGAAGTTCCTGCTGTCAAGAAGGGGCAACTTGCTGCCCACCTGA
- a CDS encoding prolyl oligopeptidase family serine peptidase → MGQQATPVRTAGLGKAVGPAPTAVSGAVLLLPGGEEVSARKPSPVWATITLRSLSRRLARAGRAEGLAVHTVHYRYRGWNGSEAHLAADAEWAADEVVRRYGDVPVCLVGVDMGGRAALRAGGHEAVNSVVALAPWLPEDDVAAPAEPVRQLAGRRVLIVHGTNDERTDPELSFRYAARAKKANREVCRFEVHSDGHGFNGHRDEVAHLAVDFMMGALFGHHVSRPVEDALAAPPPIGLRMPLAVGFGRSLRW, encoded by the coding sequence ATGGGACAGCAAGCGACACCGGTCCGCACGGCCGGGCTGGGGAAGGCGGTCGGCCCGGCGCCGACGGCGGTGAGCGGAGCGGTCCTGCTGCTCCCCGGCGGGGAGGAGGTCTCCGCCCGCAAGCCGTCCCCCGTATGGGCGACGATCACGCTGCGCTCGCTGAGCCGCCGGCTCGCTCGCGCCGGGCGGGCCGAGGGGCTGGCCGTCCATACCGTCCACTACCGGTACCGCGGCTGGAACGGCAGCGAGGCCCACCTGGCGGCGGACGCGGAGTGGGCCGCCGACGAGGTCGTACGACGGTACGGCGACGTCCCCGTATGCCTCGTCGGAGTGGACATGGGCGGACGGGCGGCACTGCGGGCCGGCGGGCACGAAGCCGTCAACTCGGTCGTGGCGCTTGCCCCTTGGCTCCCGGAGGACGATGTGGCCGCGCCCGCCGAGCCGGTGCGGCAGCTGGCCGGGCGCCGGGTGCTGATCGTGCACGGCACGAACGACGAACGGACCGACCCCGAGCTGTCGTTCCGCTACGCGGCGCGGGCGAAGAAGGCGAACCGGGAGGTGTGCCGGTTCGAAGTGCACTCCGACGGACACGGGTTCAACGGGCATCGGGATGAAGTCGCCCATCTGGCCGTCGACTTCATGATGGGGGCGCTGTTCGGGCACCATGTGTCGCGGCCTGTCGAGGATGCGCTGGCGGCTCCGCCGCCCATCGGGCTTCGGATGCCGCTGGCTGTGGGATTCGGCCGGTCTTTGCGGTGGTAG